One Desulfobulbus propionicus DSM 2032 DNA segment encodes these proteins:
- a CDS encoding response regulator codes for MSVITLMCGSYCQGEQLVSLLREQVRYSVITDEEIVAKAADMSAISRKKIENVLANKPSIFNNITHEKERALAWMKLAMAETLLEADNTLIHGLTGHLIPDEITHVLRVCLIADMNYRLVQAGRETQVSEKEAVALIHKQDKEKAAWTDTLFGQPDPWSASLYDLVIPVDKIKLEEAVKLVVENLRSEVIQPTKASKRAERDFVLAAQVEVALARQGHFVSVAARDGAVTLTIHQNVLLLSRLEEELKTIAGSVDGVTSIETRLGKGFHKTDIYRKYDFETPRLLLVDDEREFVQTLSERLSMRDIDSAVVYDGESALDLMATDDPEVMILDLKMPGIDGFEVLRKTKETRPNVEVVILTGHGSEEDKATCMRLGAFAYLQKPVDIDELSATLKRAYDKVRAHKRA; via the coding sequence ATGTCCGTTATTACCTTAATGTGCGGCAGTTACTGCCAGGGCGAGCAACTGGTTTCCCTGCTCAGGGAACAGGTGCGCTACAGTGTCATCACCGACGAGGAGATTGTTGCCAAGGCGGCCGACATGTCGGCCATCAGCCGGAAGAAGATCGAGAATGTGCTGGCGAACAAGCCGTCGATCTTCAACAATATCACCCACGAAAAGGAACGGGCGCTGGCCTGGATGAAACTGGCCATGGCCGAGACCTTGTTGGAGGCGGACAACACGCTGATCCACGGACTGACCGGTCATCTGATCCCCGACGAGATCACCCATGTGCTCCGGGTCTGCCTGATTGCCGACATGAATTACCGCCTGGTCCAGGCCGGTCGAGAAACGCAGGTGAGCGAGAAGGAGGCGGTGGCGCTGATCCACAAGCAGGACAAGGAAAAGGCGGCGTGGACCGATACCCTGTTCGGGCAGCCCGATCCGTGGAGTGCCTCGTTGTACGACTTGGTCATCCCGGTGGACAAGATCAAGCTGGAAGAGGCGGTCAAACTGGTGGTGGAGAATCTGCGCAGCGAGGTGATCCAGCCCACCAAGGCATCCAAGAGGGCGGAGCGTGATTTTGTGCTGGCGGCTCAGGTGGAAGTGGCCTTGGCCCGGCAGGGCCATTTTGTCAGCGTGGCTGCCCGTGACGGCGCGGTAACCCTGACCATCCATCAGAACGTGTTGCTGCTCAGCCGTCTCGAGGAGGAGCTGAAAACCATCGCCGGCTCGGTCGACGGCGTGACCTCGATCGAAACCCGGCTGGGCAAGGGATTTCACAAGACCGATATCTACCGCAAGTACGACTTCGAAACGCCGCGGCTGCTCCTGGTCGACGACGAGCGCGAGTTTGTTCAGACCTTGTCGGAGCGGTTGTCGATGCGGGATATCGACTCGGCGGTGGTCTATGACGGCGAGTCGGCCCTGGATCTGATGGCCACCGATGACCCGGAGGTGATGATTCTGGACCTGAAGATGCCGGGCATCGACGGATTCGAGGTCCTGCGCAAGACCAAGGAGACCCGTCCCAACGTGGAGGTGGTGATTTTGACCGGCCATGGCTCGGAGGAGGACAAGGCCACTTGCATGCGGCTGGGCGCCTTTGCCTATCTGCAGAAGCCGGTGGACATCGACGAGCTGAGCGCCACCCTGAAACGGGCCTACGACAAAGTGCGGGCACACAAGAGAGCCTGA
- a CDS encoding sigma-54-dependent transcriptional regulator, which yields MNTDQETVPVPEILVVDDDLYLLAAIKQTLVLNGYAVRTFGNPLEALASVDGHTYSAVLADIRMPEMNGMVLLERMLAKDCDLPVILITGHGDISMAVEAVKKGAYNFLQKPVDEEMILATLARAIERRQLVLENRRLERQLIATRQGRSRFYGLVGSHPSMLSLYNLIEAVAKENDPVLIVGETGTGKELVARAVHDIGPRHALPYVAVNMGAIPSEMIESELFGHEKGAFTGAIQRKVGTFEYAGEGTLFLDEICSMPTQLQSKLLRVLEDRTFCRLGSNTVIPLKARIIAATNRDLRAEIDKGAFRQDLYFRLNVLPVHLPPLRERKEDIPLLVDYFWKEYCDGQPGEVRPCSPELIRELMAQDWPGNIRELRNVVRRYCVLGGRDQEQGGQSLAVPDVETPCLPWKDYMDQQEQLYVEQVLRQVGGQVSLAHQLMGISRKSLYDKINKYGIALHRFREKS from the coding sequence ATGAATACCGATCAGGAGACAGTTCCGGTCCCGGAGATTCTGGTTGTCGATGACGACCTCTATCTGCTGGCGGCCATCAAACAGACTCTGGTGCTCAACGGCTATGCGGTGCGGACCTTTGGCAATCCGCTGGAAGCCCTGGCAAGCGTCGACGGCCATACCTATTCGGCGGTGCTCGCCGACATCCGCATGCCGGAGATGAACGGCATGGTGCTCCTGGAGCGGATGCTGGCCAAGGATTGCGATCTACCGGTGATCCTGATCACCGGGCACGGCGATATCAGCATGGCGGTGGAGGCGGTCAAGAAGGGAGCCTACAACTTTTTGCAAAAACCGGTGGATGAGGAGATGATTCTCGCCACCCTGGCCCGGGCTATCGAGCGGCGGCAGCTGGTGCTGGAAAATCGCCGGCTGGAGCGGCAGCTGATCGCCACCCGCCAGGGCCGGTCCCGCTTTTACGGGCTGGTGGGCAGCCATCCTTCGATGCTCAGTCTGTACAACCTGATCGAGGCCGTCGCCAAGGAGAACGATCCGGTGTTGATCGTCGGCGAAACCGGCACTGGCAAGGAACTGGTGGCCCGGGCCGTTCACGACATCGGCCCACGGCATGCCCTGCCCTATGTGGCGGTCAACATGGGGGCCATTCCCTCGGAGATGATCGAATCCGAGCTGTTCGGCCACGAGAAAGGAGCCTTCACCGGGGCCATCCAGCGCAAGGTGGGCACATTCGAATATGCTGGCGAGGGCACGCTCTTTCTCGACGAGATCTGTTCCATGCCGACGCAACTGCAATCCAAATTGCTGCGGGTGCTCGAGGATCGCACCTTTTGCCGCCTGGGCAGCAACACGGTCATTCCGCTCAAGGCGCGGATCATCGCCGCCACCAACCGCGACTTGCGGGCCGAAATCGACAAGGGCGCCTTCCGCCAGGATCTCTATTTCCGCCTCAATGTCCTGCCGGTACACCTGCCGCCACTGCGCGAACGCAAGGAGGACATCCCGCTGCTGGTCGATTATTTCTGGAAGGAGTACTGTGACGGCCAACCCGGCGAGGTCCGCCCCTGCTCGCCGGAGCTGATCCGCGAGCTGATGGCCCAGGACTGGCCCGGCAATATTCGCGAACTGCGCAATGTTGTGCGCCGATACTGCGTGTTGGGGGGGCGGGACCAGGAACAGGGCGGGCAATCCCTTGCCGTACCTGATGTCGAGACCCCCTGCCTGCCGTGGAAGGACTACATGGACCAGCAGGAGCAACTGTATGTGGAGCAGGTTTTGCGGCAGGTCGGCGGTCAGGTCAGCCTGGCCCACCAGCTGATGGGCATCTCCCGCAAGAGCCTCTACGACAAGATCAACAAATACGGCATAGCGTTGCACCGATTCCGGGAAAAAAGCTGA
- a CDS encoding sensor histidine kinase, translating to MHDQAIKILEKQRQDLVVRVLRKHEEMEASRSFTERILAGISELFLLLDQEFQVIQTNREFLERTGFLLDSDQQLALEDLVQPETAEAIRQAFAKGEFTEFEAHLKTAKGTGLPVKMRGSTHVNPNGLVLHMLICSDCSEFYDLMAQMQEGQKQLIHSSRLASLGEMAAGVGHELTQPLNAILLFARNCLKALDAPGDHKDMLRENLQIIIDRVNKASSIIATMRSFGRKVEEEQAPLDLNQIIRKILKFLEAQLRLSEVFLDLRLDDHPCVVLGVEVRLEQVFLNLVQNAVQAMGRVVVPRLTITSRITDCLNLTTMQKEPYVLVTVADNGEGIPEELQKKIFDPFFTTREVGTGTGLGLSIVDRIVRGFSGHIEVESVPGKGACFSVYIPQYRPAPTTEGPRQEER from the coding sequence ATGCATGATCAGGCAATAAAAATACTGGAAAAACAACGGCAGGACCTGGTTGTTCGGGTGTTGCGGAAACACGAGGAAATGGAAGCCAGCCGCTCGTTCACCGAGCGGATTTTGGCGGGGATCTCCGAGTTGTTTCTTCTGCTGGACCAGGAATTTCAGGTTATCCAGACCAATCGTGAGTTCCTCGAACGAACCGGTTTTCTTCTGGACAGCGACCAACAACTGGCCTTGGAAGATCTGGTGCAGCCGGAGACGGCCGAAGCAATCCGCCAGGCTTTTGCCAAGGGAGAGTTCACGGAATTCGAAGCCCATCTCAAAACCGCCAAGGGCACCGGTCTGCCTGTGAAGATGCGTGGTTCGACCCATGTCAACCCCAACGGTCTGGTGCTGCATATGCTGATCTGCTCTGACTGCAGTGAGTTCTACGATCTGATGGCGCAGATGCAGGAGGGGCAGAAACAGCTCATCCATTCCAGCCGGCTGGCCAGCCTGGGGGAGATGGCAGCCGGTGTCGGCCACGAGCTGACCCAGCCGCTCAACGCCATCCTGCTTTTCGCCCGCAACTGCCTCAAGGCCCTGGATGCACCGGGCGACCACAAGGACATGCTGCGGGAAAATCTGCAGATCATCATCGACCGGGTCAACAAGGCCTCCTCGATCATTGCCACCATGCGCAGCTTTGGTCGCAAGGTCGAGGAAGAACAGGCGCCGCTCGATCTGAACCAGATCATCCGCAAGATCCTCAAGTTTCTCGAGGCCCAACTGCGCCTGAGCGAGGTTTTTCTCGATTTGCGCCTGGACGACCACCCCTGCGTGGTTTTGGGGGTCGAGGTCCGCCTCGAACAGGTGTTTCTCAACCTGGTGCAAAACGCGGTCCAGGCCATGGGGCGGGTGGTGGTTCCCCGCTTGACCATCACCAGCCGGATCACCGACTGCCTCAATCTGACCACCATGCAAAAGGAGCCCTATGTGCTGGTCACCGTGGCCGATAACGGTGAAGGCATCCCCGAGGAACTGCAGAAAAAGATTTTCGATCCCTTCTTCACCACCCGCGAGGTCGGCACCGGCACCGGGCTGGGGCTGTCGATCGTGGATCGTATCGTTCGCGGCTTTTCCGGTCATATCGAGGTGGAGAGCGTTCCCGGCAAGGGCGCCTGCTTTTCCGTCTATATTCCCCAGTATCGGCCAGCGCCGACAACGGAAGGCCCGCGCCAGGAGGAGCGATGA
- a CDS encoding fused MFS/spermidine synthase has protein sequence MLHCCIFLCGAALMIIELTGSRILAPFLGTSLVVWTSLIGIILASLSFGAWWGGVLADRSPRPNLLGRIVLMAAWSTAAIGLSKSWILEFLQGTGNLHAVAITATVALFAPAAILLGMVPPFAVRLCLHDTDHTGRTAGSLYALSTIGSIVGTFLAGFVLIAWVGSTAILFITAAFLVLASWLAEPSNKAIKGVSLFLFLLAIALCRLQDQRLEQLGFLDRDTPYNRVLVYTSKEEGTDRLMREMVTGPQGRQSAMYLDNPTELALPYTRFYRLIEHYHPTARRMLVLGGGGYSFPKYALARYPDLRIDVVELDPGITNLARTHFGLTDHPRLTIIEEDARTFLKKVDHPYDVILCDVFNSHYSIPFHLVTVEAIGLMHSALKADGVVLVNLLASTEGVSSRFYKALHATFRAAFPSVQAYAVVDPTDKHLWQNMLLVAGKGELSTNEPKDPSLRRMLTHALPPPDNHPPPFTDEYAPVDRYIGEFGLGLTAHSDS, from the coding sequence ATGCTCCACTGTTGCATCTTCCTCTGCGGCGCGGCCCTGATGATCATCGAACTCACCGGCTCGCGCATCCTGGCCCCCTTCCTTGGCACCTCCCTGGTCGTCTGGACGAGCCTGATCGGAATCATCCTCGCCAGCCTCAGCTTCGGGGCCTGGTGGGGTGGGGTACTCGCCGACCGATCGCCACGCCCCAATCTCCTGGGGCGCATTGTTTTGATGGCCGCCTGGTCCACCGCCGCCATTGGCCTGTCCAAGAGCTGGATCCTCGAATTTCTTCAAGGCACGGGCAACCTGCACGCCGTGGCCATCACCGCCACCGTTGCCCTGTTCGCGCCAGCGGCGATCCTGCTCGGCATGGTGCCGCCCTTTGCGGTCCGCCTCTGCCTGCACGACACCGACCACACAGGACGCACGGCAGGGAGCCTTTATGCCCTCTCCACCATCGGCTCCATAGTCGGCACCTTTCTCGCCGGGTTTGTTCTCATCGCCTGGGTGGGCAGCACCGCGATTCTCTTCATCACAGCCGCCTTCCTCGTCCTGGCTTCATGGTTGGCCGAACCCTCGAACAAAGCCATCAAGGGCGTCTCCCTGTTCCTTTTTCTGCTGGCCATCGCCCTCTGCCGCCTCCAGGATCAACGCCTTGAGCAACTGGGATTCCTCGACCGGGATACCCCCTACAACCGGGTCTTGGTCTACACCAGCAAGGAAGAAGGCACGGACCGACTGATGCGGGAGATGGTCACCGGGCCTCAGGGGCGGCAATCGGCCATGTACCTGGACAATCCTACCGAACTGGCCCTGCCCTACACGCGTTTTTATCGGCTGATCGAGCATTACCATCCCACGGCACGCCGCATGCTGGTGCTGGGCGGAGGGGGCTATTCCTTCCCCAAATACGCCTTGGCCCGGTACCCGGATCTGCGGATTGACGTGGTTGAACTCGATCCAGGTATTACCAACCTGGCGCGGACCCACTTCGGCCTGACCGACCATCCCCGTTTGACCATCATCGAGGAAGACGCCCGTACCTTTCTTAAAAAAGTCGACCACCCCTACGATGTGATCCTGTGCGATGTGTTCAACTCGCACTACTCCATCCCTTTTCACCTGGTGACCGTCGAGGCCATCGGCCTGATGCATTCCGCTCTCAAGGCGGACGGCGTTGTCCTGGTGAACCTGCTAGCCTCCACCGAAGGGGTGTCGAGCCGATTTTACAAGGCGTTGCATGCCACCTTCCGCGCCGCTTTTCCCTCGGTCCAAGCCTATGCGGTGGTCGATCCCACCGACAAGCACTTGTGGCAGAACATGCTGCTCGTCGCCGGCAAGGGCGAGCTTTCCACCAACGAGCCCAAGGATCCCTCCCTGCGGCGGATGCTTACCCACGCTCTGCCCCCACCCGATAACCATCCCCCTCCCTTCACCGACGAGTATGCCCCGGTGGATCGCTACATTGGCGAGTTTGGTTTAGGATTGACCGCGCACAGCGATTCCTGA
- a CDS encoding sigma 54-interacting transcriptional regulator gives MRYSHPPLLNPLIRVDGSIYSWSVGKFLVLLGTLLVVIILSATVIVTYHIVSSYLDQAYSRNAQVRALAQAHEINQLLVAARYELEYLTRLSLTPESISTHLAAKSAEERNRYREIAFHGQTAEERFVLVNTGSSVIPVPIDQAMGAKFGIFSSRDLLTGKPAGYIQIGEPMEVVYPSVHVEGKMSALNMHVIRLTTPVYDGSKTYKGQLTLSIDLPHLRDIISLHTSKQSPLFLFPQESEHKKSFFFDAAGWLLFQSESPDRQQADLSVDLLRMGLQGDVGRPGFSTAFRPGFAHDLYWAMVSDVQAGKSGQILVTRPFIAPSGSDRSLYLSYVPIVFEEGAGTRRIVGGIGCIDTSFVFMASTYRIAGTLSVCVALGVILVFMAMYFVSRRIARQLELLAEAVDVRAGGDDPSPLALGPLFAEINQFQRSINILLMQLHIARSDSLLREGLVEDDRMRQRVNLEKEMRDNPLLDARLLAMPLYGIVGGSQAVGTLRQQIHKASRVLADVLIVGETGTGKELTAEAIHSVSHRAKGPFISINCGALDENLLMDALFGHVKGAFSDAQNERKGAFVAASGGTLHLDEIGNASPKVQQALLRALSVRRIRPLGSDQDVAFDARIIAATNVDLLQLSLTSDFREDLYYRLAVITINTPPLRERKEDIPVLVKYFLDEHMTLSGLDPVGISRGALERLLSHDWPGNIRELRNCITRSLAFAESDLLLAQHILFDERGVELEGDDAPENESFPSALPPTPPAKALSAPPANEAEAEQQDMGVPPELNIRQRKAWPLIVKNGVISRSEYQKVVGDAVSVRTAQYDLHDLVDKGLMKKSGRGPSSKYLLATSSPH, from the coding sequence ATGCGCTACTCGCATCCCCCCCTGCTGAACCCGTTGATCCGGGTCGATGGGTCGATCTATTCCTGGAGCGTCGGCAAGTTTCTGGTGCTCTTGGGCACTCTGCTGGTGGTGATCATCCTCTCCGCCACGGTGATCGTCACCTATCACATCGTTTCCTCCTATCTCGACCAAGCCTATTCGAGAAATGCTCAAGTGCGGGCTCTAGCGCAGGCGCACGAGATCAACCAGTTGCTGGTGGCGGCCCGATACGAATTGGAATATCTCACCCGTCTGTCCCTCACGCCGGAGTCAATCAGCACTCATCTGGCCGCCAAATCAGCCGAGGAGCGCAACCGCTATCGTGAAATAGCCTTCCATGGTCAGACCGCCGAGGAGCGTTTTGTCCTGGTCAACACCGGAAGCAGCGTGATCCCCGTGCCCATTGATCAGGCCATGGGGGCAAAATTCGGTATTTTTTCCAGTCGCGATCTGTTGACCGGCAAGCCGGCAGGGTACATTCAGATCGGGGAACCCATGGAGGTGGTCTACCCGTCGGTGCATGTCGAGGGAAAAATGAGCGCGCTCAACATGCATGTCATCCGTCTGACCACGCCGGTCTATGACGGCAGCAAGACCTATAAAGGACAACTGACACTGTCGATCGATCTGCCCCACTTGCGCGATATCATCTCCCTGCATACCTCCAAACAGTCGCCGCTCTTCCTCTTTCCCCAGGAAAGCGAGCATAAAAAAAGTTTTTTCTTTGATGCCGCGGGCTGGCTGCTGTTCCAATCCGAATCTCCCGACCGACAGCAGGCCGATCTTTCCGTCGATCTCTTGCGCATGGGATTGCAGGGAGATGTGGGGCGTCCTGGATTCAGCACCGCCTTTCGTCCGGGCTTTGCCCACGATCTCTACTGGGCGATGGTGTCCGACGTCCAGGCCGGAAAATCGGGACAGATATTGGTCACGCGTCCGTTTATCGCGCCGTCCGGGAGTGATCGATCCCTCTATCTCAGCTATGTGCCGATTGTCTTTGAGGAGGGCGCGGGGACACGGCGTATTGTCGGCGGTATCGGTTGCATCGACACCAGTTTTGTGTTCATGGCCTCCACCTACCGGATTGCCGGAACCTTGAGCGTTTGCGTGGCACTTGGCGTCATTCTGGTCTTCATGGCCATGTATTTTGTCAGTCGCCGTATCGCGCGACAGCTCGAATTGCTCGCCGAGGCCGTCGATGTCAGGGCGGGTGGAGACGATCCTTCACCGCTGGCCCTTGGACCGCTGTTTGCGGAGATCAACCAGTTTCAGCGGTCCATCAATATCCTGCTTATGCAATTGCATATTGCGCGAAGTGATTCGTTGTTGCGCGAAGGGCTTGTCGAGGATGATCGCATGCGTCAGCGAGTCAATTTGGAGAAGGAGATGCGTGATAATCCGTTGCTTGATGCGCGATTGCTGGCCATGCCGCTCTACGGGATTGTCGGCGGCAGTCAGGCGGTTGGAACGCTCCGCCAGCAGATCCACAAGGCGTCGCGGGTCCTGGCGGACGTATTGATCGTTGGCGAAACCGGGACGGGGAAGGAGCTGACCGCCGAAGCCATCCATTCGGTCAGTCACCGGGCCAAAGGGCCGTTCATTTCCATTAACTGCGGAGCCTTGGATGAAAATCTGCTCATGGATGCCCTGTTCGGTCATGTCAAGGGCGCCTTTTCTGATGCCCAAAACGAGCGGAAGGGCGCTTTTGTCGCTGCATCGGGCGGTACCCTGCATCTCGATGAGATCGGCAATGCCTCCCCCAAGGTGCAGCAGGCCTTGCTGCGAGCCTTATCCGTCCGCCGGATTCGGCCTCTGGGATCGGATCAGGATGTCGCCTTTGACGCCCGCATTATCGCCGCCACTAATGTTGACCTGCTCCAGCTCTCTCTGACCAGTGATTTTCGGGAAGATCTCTACTACCGCCTGGCGGTGATCACCATCAATACGCCGCCGTTGCGTGAGCGGAAGGAGGATATTCCGGTACTGGTCAAATATTTCCTCGATGAACACATGACCCTCTCAGGGCTGGACCCGGTGGGGATCAGCCGTGGTGCCCTGGAACGATTGCTCAGTCATGACTGGCCGGGAAATATCCGTGAGTTGCGCAACTGTATCACCCGCTCGCTGGCTTTTGCCGAAAGCGATCTGCTGCTCGCTCAGCATATTCTCTTTGACGAGCGAGGCGTCGAGCTGGAAGGTGACGACGCGCCGGAGAACGAGTCGTTTCCGTCCGCACTGCCGCCCACACCCCCTGCAAAAGCCCTGTCTGCCCCGCCAGCCAACGAGGCTGAAGCAGAACAGCAGGACATGGGCGTCCCTCCCGAGTTGAATATCAGGCAACGCAAGGCCTGGCCTCTGATTGTCAAAAATGGCGTCATCAGCCGCAGCGAGTATCAGAAGGTGGTGGGGGATGCCGTTTCCGTTCGCACGGCTCAATACGATTTGCACGACTTGGTCGACAAGGGACTGATGAAGAAGTCGGGCCGGGGGCCCTCCTCAAAATATCTGCTCGCCACCTCATCCCCGCATTGA
- a CDS encoding DVU0150 family protein produces MKKRLLRLWWAFLTLVLFAPSLSLAAGGGKSAPIVIVADTRKLDGIMAWWANLYNESHVYFMILTIIIIPLTGVIFGVLADIIMGWIGIDLKSRELAEH; encoded by the coding sequence ATGAAGAAACGATTACTGCGGTTATGGTGGGCGTTCCTGACCCTGGTGCTGTTTGCTCCGAGCCTGTCCCTGGCGGCGGGTGGCGGGAAAAGCGCCCCCATTGTCATTGTTGCCGATACGCGCAAACTGGACGGCATCATGGCTTGGTGGGCCAACTTGTACAACGAAAGTCACGTGTACTTCATGATCCTGACCATCATCATCATTCCCCTCACCGGCGTGATCTTCGGTGTCCTAGCGGACATCATCATGGGTTGGATCGGCATCGATCTGAAATCCCGCGAACTGGCTGAACATTAA
- a CDS encoding sulfite exporter TauE/SafE family protein, giving the protein MDWLYILMPIAGVKIFWPGLIILGIGVGIIGGFFGMGGAWMVTPGLNILGFPMAFAIGTDIAHMAGKSLISTMRHGKFGNVDYKLGMIMLVGTVVGFECGAQMVMWLERLGSVEKVVRWIYVGLLLFIAWTVFHDVAKRKAKEKAAAEKGETLEAGATGVEWHKTLHKIKIPPMVHLKAAGIYCSAWLPIFVSFLTGWLAGILGIGGGLIRMPALIYMIGCPTHVAVGTDLFEVAISGLYGAATYTFKGRTELVAAMVMLVGAAMGAQVGAVATKYIKGYGIRIIFGYAVLGCMASILMKLVQPWLPQYKDLLNNMATITVLGLITAMSAYIFIKMVQGVKKELAMKQQKI; this is encoded by the coding sequence ATGGACTGGCTTTATATTCTCATGCCCATTGCCGGTGTTAAGATTTTCTGGCCCGGCCTCATTATCCTCGGTATCGGCGTTGGTATCATTGGCGGTTTCTTTGGCATGGGCGGTGCCTGGATGGTGACCCCCGGCCTTAACATTCTCGGTTTCCCCATGGCCTTTGCCATCGGCACCGACATCGCCCACATGGCCGGAAAATCACTCATCTCCACCATGCGGCACGGCAAGTTCGGCAACGTTGACTACAAACTCGGCATGATCATGCTGGTCGGCACGGTGGTCGGCTTCGAGTGCGGCGCCCAGATGGTTATGTGGCTGGAGCGCCTTGGTTCGGTGGAAAAGGTTGTCCGCTGGATCTATGTCGGCCTGCTGCTGTTCATTGCCTGGACCGTCTTCCACGATGTGGCCAAACGCAAGGCCAAAGAGAAGGCTGCCGCTGAAAAAGGCGAGACCCTGGAAGCCGGCGCCACCGGTGTCGAGTGGCACAAGACCCTGCACAAGATCAAGATCCCGCCGATGGTCCATCTCAAGGCCGCTGGCATCTACTGCTCCGCCTGGCTGCCGATCTTCGTCAGTTTCCTTACCGGTTGGCTGGCCGGTATCCTCGGTATCGGCGGCGGTCTGATCCGTATGCCCGCCCTGATCTACATGATCGGTTGCCCGACCCATGTTGCCGTCGGCACCGACCTGTTTGAAGTGGCCATTTCCGGTCTGTACGGTGCAGCCACCTATACCTTCAAGGGCCGGACCGAACTGGTCGCCGCCATGGTCATGCTCGTCGGCGCCGCCATGGGTGCCCAGGTTGGCGCGGTCGCCACCAAGTACATCAAGGGCTACGGCATCCGTATCATCTTCGGCTACGCGGTTCTCGGCTGCATGGCCTCCATCCTGATGAAGCTCGTCCAACCCTGGCTGCCGCAATACAAGGATCTGCTCAACAACATGGCCACCATCACCGTTCTTGGCCTGATCACCGCCATGTCGGCCTACATCTTCATCAAGATGGTCCAGGGCGTGAAGAAGGAATTGGCCATGAAACAACAGAAAATTTAA
- a CDS encoding DUF4881 domain-containing protein translates to MNVKQILLTMAAAAMAMTLTACKEDYGKVEQGRAIAFDKDKKEVTLIHDSAMDPQKPVYDVLPPSVFKLPTDPKETGPEPKAGQRLKLDTDKKIIVIFDTNTQKIVEVPITIVDLQQPVDKEHPLVYDKAEKKAKKFPAVDKEKKTITIYSGRQKMLCTFSVPDQYFSYPDSTWDAGDEVRLYYKTAGQSLRFMNISKTDIFKK, encoded by the coding sequence ATGAACGTGAAACAGATACTGCTCACCATGGCCGCGGCCGCCATGGCCATGACGCTCACGGCATGCAAGGAAGATTACGGCAAGGTGGAACAAGGTCGGGCCATCGCCTTTGACAAGGACAAGAAAGAGGTTACCCTGATCCATGACAGCGCCATGGATCCCCAGAAACCGGTGTACGATGTCCTGCCTCCCTCGGTGTTCAAGCTGCCGACCGATCCCAAGGAAACAGGCCCCGAACCCAAGGCCGGGCAGCGTTTGAAGCTGGACACGGACAAGAAAATCATCGTGATCTTCGACACCAATACCCAGAAAATCGTCGAGGTGCCGATCACCATCGTGGATCTGCAACAGCCCGTCGACAAGGAGCATCCGCTGGTGTATGACAAGGCCGAGAAGAAGGCCAAGAAGTTCCCGGCCGTGGACAAAGAGAAGAAGACCATCACCATTTACTCCGGTCGCCAGAAAATGCTCTGCACCTTCTCGGTCCCGGACCAGTACTTCAGCTATCCTGACAGCACCTGGGACGCAGGCGATGAAGTACGGCTCTACTACAAGACAGCTGGCCAATCGCTGCGGTTCATGAACATCTCCAAAACCGATATCTTCAAGAAGTAA